The following are encoded in a window of Geobacter metallireducens GS-15 genomic DNA:
- a CDS encoding methyl-accepting chemotaxis protein, which yields MFKNLKIASKLWAGFAAILAVMIVLGVVTYFQTHLIDNDLAIISEEKFPKTVQAHEMVNQANIVARAVRNAILLDDPVQKQKELDRIQEAFQKSEEIVVALEKTEKSDEEKGKLKTVTDELKVYREALATVIADIKAGKYAQAKVLLITTVRDRQTAYMKGVDELVQYHRAAVEKLGVQGVTAGKRAQLTVIILTIFGVLLGGFLGLVIARSISRPIRECMAAADSIAAGNLDVKLDSEATNETGMLQASMARMVAAINALAADAGSLNAAAVEGRLTHRADVSKHQGEYRRIVEGLNGVFDRLVGFLDAMPAPAMIIDNDFSILYMNELGAKVGGKTQKEVIGRKCYDHFKTSDCRTERCACGRAIRDGQVSSSETDAHPMAGLDLDISYSGVPIRDAAGKVIGAFEVVTDQTAVKKAARLAEKVADYQKSETEKLVDGLSRLAQGDAGFRIDAAPGDAETREVHDTFLALGNAMNTCVNAVNALVSDTAGLAKAAVEGRLTHRADAAKHQGEYRKVVEGVNETIDRLVGFLDAMPAPAMIVDNDFSILYMNELGAKVGGRTQQEVIGRKCYDHFKTSDCKTDKCACGRAIRDGQVSSSETDAHPVAGLDLDISYTGVPIRDTAGKIIGAFEVVTDQTAVKKAARTAQKVADYQNAEAAKLTGTLVKLAQGDVNIHIEPAPADGDTESVHKTFSEIARNINSLVAATRSMVTAAKEVAAGNLTVELTQRSEADELMQALSEMVRQLTAVVTEVKTAADNVASGSAQMSSGSEEMSQGATEQAAAAEEASSSMEEMSSNIRQNADNAAQTEKIAMKSAADAKAGGEAVAETVVAMKDIAGKISIIEEIARQTNLLALNAAIEAARAGEHGKGFAVVAAEVRKLAERSQKAAGEISQLSSASVEVAERAGEMLGRMVPDIQRTAELVQEISAASREQDTGAEQINKAIQQLDQVIQQNAGAAEEMASTAEELSAQAEQLQSTISFFRLKNEGSRNPASKLAKTRNRVQVGHIAADNGHSGKLAPGTAKGYAFEMENSDAMDAEFEKF from the coding sequence ATGTTTAAAAACCTGAAGATTGCATCAAAACTCTGGGCGGGCTTTGCCGCAATCCTGGCCGTCATGATTGTGCTGGGGGTGGTGACATACTTCCAGACACACCTCATTGATAACGACCTCGCCATAATCTCCGAGGAGAAATTCCCCAAGACCGTTCAGGCCCACGAGATGGTGAACCAAGCAAATATCGTCGCCCGTGCGGTTCGCAATGCCATTCTCCTGGATGACCCGGTTCAGAAACAGAAAGAACTGGACCGGATTCAGGAGGCCTTCCAGAAGTCGGAAGAGATCGTCGTAGCCCTAGAAAAAACGGAAAAGAGCGACGAAGAGAAGGGAAAGCTTAAGACTGTAACTGACGAACTGAAAGTGTATCGTGAGGCTCTCGCAACTGTCATTGCGGATATCAAGGCCGGCAAGTACGCCCAGGCCAAGGTGCTTCTGATAACTACCGTGAGGGATCGGCAGACGGCATACATGAAAGGTGTCGACGAGCTGGTCCAGTACCATCGCGCGGCGGTGGAAAAGCTTGGCGTCCAGGGGGTGACCGCGGGTAAACGGGCACAGCTCACGGTCATCATTCTGACGATTTTTGGTGTCCTCTTGGGCGGATTTCTGGGGCTTGTCATCGCCCGTTCCATCTCCCGGCCGATCCGTGAATGCATGGCCGCTGCCGACAGCATTGCCGCGGGGAACCTGGATGTGAAGCTCGATAGCGAGGCCACGAACGAGACCGGCATGCTACAGGCCTCCATGGCGCGGATGGTGGCGGCGATCAATGCTCTTGCCGCCGATGCCGGTTCACTCAATGCCGCGGCTGTCGAAGGGCGGCTCACCCATCGGGCGGATGTGTCGAAACACCAGGGAGAGTACCGCAGGATAGTTGAAGGCCTGAATGGAGTCTTCGACCGGCTCGTGGGGTTCCTCGATGCGATGCCGGCGCCGGCCATGATCATCGACAACGACTTCTCGATCCTCTATATGAACGAACTGGGCGCCAAGGTGGGGGGAAAGACCCAGAAGGAAGTGATCGGCCGCAAGTGCTACGACCACTTCAAGACCTCTGACTGCAGGACCGAGAGGTGTGCCTGTGGCCGGGCAATTCGGGACGGCCAGGTCTCAAGCAGCGAGACCGACGCCCATCCCATGGCAGGGCTCGATCTCGATATCTCCTACAGCGGCGTGCCGATTCGGGATGCAGCCGGCAAGGTCATCGGCGCCTTCGAGGTTGTCACCGACCAGACGGCGGTCAAGAAAGCGGCGCGCCTTGCCGAGAAGGTGGCCGACTACCAGAAATCCGAGACTGAAAAGCTCGTGGACGGCCTTTCAAGGCTGGCGCAAGGGGATGCCGGCTTCCGGATCGATGCCGCTCCCGGTGACGCCGAGACCAGGGAGGTTCACGATACGTTCCTTGCTCTCGGCAATGCGATGAACACGTGTGTCAATGCGGTCAACGCCCTCGTGTCCGACACAGCCGGACTCGCGAAGGCAGCCGTCGAAGGGCGTCTCACCCATCGTGCAGATGCGGCAAAGCACCAGGGCGAATACCGGAAGGTTGTGGAAGGGGTCAACGAGACCATCGACCGGCTCGTTGGGTTCCTCGACGCGATGCCCGCTCCCGCCATGATCGTCGATAACGATTTTTCGATCCTCTATATGAACGAGCTGGGTGCCAAGGTGGGGGGGAGGACACAGCAGGAGGTAATTGGCCGCAAGTGTTACGATCACTTCAAAACCTCCGACTGCAAGACCGACAAGTGCGCCTGCGGCCGCGCCATCCGTGACGGACAGGTTTCGAGCAGCGAGACCGACGCTCACCCCGTGGCGGGGCTTGATCTCGATATTTCCTACACCGGCGTGCCGATCCGGGATACCGCCGGCAAGATCATCGGCGCCTTTGAGGTGGTCACCGACCAGACGGCGGTCAAGAAAGCCGCCCGCACCGCCCAAAAAGTTGCCGATTACCAGAATGCCGAGGCGGCAAAGCTGACCGGTACCCTTGTCAAACTGGCTCAAGGCGATGTGAATATCCATATCGAACCGGCTCCGGCCGACGGGGATACCGAATCTGTCCACAAAACCTTCTCCGAAATTGCGCGTAACATAAACTCACTGGTGGCGGCGACTCGTTCCATGGTCACGGCCGCAAAAGAAGTTGCGGCCGGCAATCTAACCGTGGAGCTCACCCAGCGTTCGGAAGCCGATGAATTGATGCAGGCTTTGTCGGAAATGGTCAGGCAGTTGACCGCCGTTGTGACCGAGGTCAAGACTGCTGCCGACAACGTTGCGTCCGGATCGGCCCAGATGAGCTCTGGCTCCGAGGAGATGAGCCAGGGGGCCACCGAGCAGGCAGCGGCAGCCGAAGAGGCCTCCTCAAGCATGGAGGAAATGAGTTCTAACATTCGGCAGAATGCCGATAATGCTGCCCAGACCGAAAAAATCGCCATGAAGAGCGCCGCGGATGCCAAGGCCGGGGGGGAGGCGGTGGCCGAGACCGTGGTCGCCATGAAGGATATCGCAGGGAAAATCAGCATCATCGAGGAGATTGCCCGACAAACGAACCTCCTGGCTCTCAACGCCGCCATCGAGGCGGCCCGGGCCGGCGAGCACGGCAAAGGCTTTGCGGTGGTGGCCGCCGAGGTGAGAAAGCTCGCCGAGCGGAGCCAGAAGGCAGCCGGGGAGATCAGCCAGCTGTCGTCAGCCAGTGTCGAGGTTGCGGAACGGGCCGGCGAGATGCTGGGGCGGATGGTCCCCGATATCCAGCGGACCGCTGAGCTTGTCCAGGAAATCAGCGCTGCGAGCCGTGAGCAGGATACCGGCGCCGAACAGATCAATAAGGCGATCCAGCAGCTGGACCAGGTGATCCAGCAGAACGCCGGCGCCGCCGAGGAGATGGCCTCCACTGCCGAAGAACTCTCGGCCCAGGCAGAGCAACTCCAGTCAACTATCAGTTTTTTCAGGCTCAAGAATGAGGGTAGCCGCAACCCCGCATCCAAGCTGGCAAAAACCCGAAACCGGGTCCAGGTCGGCCATATTGCAGCCGACAATGGCCATTCGGGAAAACTCGCTCCTGGCACTGCCAAAGGGTATGCGTTCGAAATGGAAAACAGTGACGCCATGGACGCTGAATTCGAAAAGTTCTGA